One Xenopus tropicalis strain Nigerian chromosome 8, UCB_Xtro_10.0, whole genome shotgun sequence genomic window carries:
- the nup62 gene encoding nucleoporin-62 C-terminal-like protein (The RefSeq protein has 1 substitution compared to this genomic sequence), translated as MSGLNFGAASAGGFSFGTPKTNTTTATTGFSFGATTAAPSGGFNFGTATQTPASTTGQATGLFSFSTPASSAAPTSGFSFGAQVTSTPAPASGGLTFGANTPKLNLGLGNQPAAATAQTSQPLGGFSFGNAPVQTQPSTTSVGGFPFAGGVGSTATNAFAQPAAPTGITFAAAVSTAAAPITTSQPASTFSFGTQPQAAPGLNFGLLSSTQSAVPSTASTPAASQSVAPTPGLSLTSLGKPADPSAAMVSTGTATTATPSLSSLLGTSGPSLFSSLATSTAAAVVTTTTTAAASGLSLSSTTAGTGFGMKILPSSAAPTGTLPTSTSLGMRTPLSGTTVQANVVSSAAAAGVGTAATMTYAQLENLINKWSLELEDQEKHFLQQATQVNAWDRTLMQNGERITTLHREMEKVKLDQKRLDQELDFILSQQKELEDLLTPLEESVKEQSGTIYLQHADEEREKTYKLAENIDAQLKRMAQDLKEVIEHLNTSAGPGDAGNPLQQICKILNAHMDSLQWIDQNSALLQRKVEQVTKECESRRKEQERGFSIAFD; from the exons ATGAGTGGCTTAAACTTTGGTGCTGCCTCTGCTGGAGGATTTAGCTTTGGGACACCAAAAACCAATACTACAACTGCTACAACTGGCTTTTCCTTTGGTGCAACAACTGCAGCCCCTTCTGGTGGTTTCAATTTCGGCACAGCCACACAGACTCCTGCTTCCACCACAGGccaagcaactggacttttttctTTCTCCACTCCAGCCTCTTCTGCAGCACCAACATCTGGGTTCAGCTTTGGTGCACAAGTAACATCTACTCCAGCACCTGCCTCAGGTGGTCTTACCTTTGG TGCAAACACGCCCAAACTGAATTTAGGATTAGGAAATCAGCCTGCTGCTGCCACCGCTCAAACATCCCAACCCTTGGGAGGTTTCTCATTTGGAAATGCACCAGTACAGACACAACCATCTACCACCAGTGTTGGGGGCTTCGCATTTGCTGGTGGAGTTGGTTCTACAGCTACAAATGCCTTTGCACAACCTGCAGCTCCCACGGGCATCACCTTTGCAGCAGCAGTTTCAACAGCTGCAGCACCAATAACCACATCTCAGCCTGCCAGTACCTTTAGCTTTGGAACCCAGCCACAAG CAGCCCCTGGTTTGAACTTTGGTTTATTGTCATCGACTCAGTCTGCTGTTCCTTCCACTGCTTCTACTCCAGCTGCCTCGCAGTCGGTAGCACCAACACCTGGGCTTAGCCTTACATCATTGGGCAAACCAGCAGACCCATCTGCAG CAATGGTATCCACAGGAACCGCCACAACAGCCACACCTTCCCTTTCTTCCCTTCTGGGGACATCTGGGCCCTCTCTCTTCTCTTCTTTGGCTACTTCAACTGCTGCAGCTGTTGTGACgacaacaacaacagcagcagcaagTGGACTGTCAT TGAGTTCGACTACAGCAGGCACGGGTTTTGGAATGAAGATTTTGCCAAGCAGTGCTGCACCAACAGGAACATTGCCTACCAGCA CCTCTCTTGGTATGAGAACTCCACTTTCTGGAACCACAGTTCAGGCTAATGTTGTCAGTTCTGCTGCAGCTGCAGGAGTCGG TACTGCTGCAACAATGACTTATGCTCAGCTAGAAAATCTGATTAATAAGTGGAGTTTGGAATTGGAAGATCAAGAAAAACACTTTCTGCAACAAGCAACTCAGGTCAACGCATGGGACAGAACTCTTATGCAGAATGGAGAACGG ATCACCACTTTACACAGAGAAATGGAAAAAGTTAAACTGGACCAGAAAAG GTTGGATCAGGAACTGGACTTCATCTTGTCACAGCAAAAAGAACTGGAGGACCTTCTGACTCCTCTGGAGGAATCTGTGAAAGAGCAGAGCGGAACCATTTACCTCCAGCATGCAgatgaagagagagagaaaac GTACAAGCTGGCAGAAAACATTGATGCCCAGCTGAAGCGCATGGCCCAGGATCTAAAGGAGGTTATAGAGCATCTGAACACATCAGCTGGGCCAGGGGATGCTGGAAACCCG CTCCAGCAGATATGCAAGATTCTCAATGCCCACATGGACTCTTTACAGTGGATTGATCAGAACAGTG CTCTTCTTCAGAGGAAGGTTGAGCAGGTAACAAAAGAGTGTGAAAGCCGAAGGAAGGAACAGGAGCGTGGATTTTCCATAGCATTTGATTAA
- the nup62 gene encoding nucleoporin-62 C-terminal-like protein isoform X1, with amino-acid sequence MSGLNFGAASAGGFSFGTPKTNTTTATTGFSFGATTAAPSGGFNFGTATQTPASTTGQATGLFSFSTPASSAAPTSGFSFGAQVTSTPAPASGGLTFGANTPKLNLGLGNQPAAATAQTSQPLGGFSFGNAPVQTQPSTTSVGGFAFAGGVGSTATNAFAQPAAPTGITFAAAVSTAAAPITTSQPASTFSFGTQPQAAPGLNFGLLSSTQSAVPSTASTPAASQSVAPTPGLSLTSLGKPADPSAAMVSTGTATTATPSLSSLLGTSGPSLFSSLATSTAAAVVTTTTTAAASGLSLSSTTAGTGFGMKILPSSAAPTGTLPTSTASLGMRTPLSGTTVQANVVSSAAAAGVGTAATMTYAQLENLINKWSLELEDQEKHFLQQATQVNAWDRTLMQNGERITTLHREMEKVKLDQKRLDQELDFILSQQKELEDLLTPLEESVKEQSGTIYLQHADEEREKTYKLAENIDAQLKRMAQDLKEVIEHLNTSAGPGDAGNPLQQICKILNAHMDSLQWIDQNSALLQRKVEQVTKECESRRKEQERGFSIAFD; translated from the exons ATGAGTGGCTTAAACTTTGGTGCTGCCTCTGCTGGAGGATTTAGCTTTGGGACACCAAAAACCAATACTACAACTGCTACAACTGGCTTTTCCTTTGGTGCAACAACTGCAGCCCCTTCTGGTGGTTTCAATTTCGGCACAGCCACACAGACTCCTGCTTCCACCACAGGccaagcaactggacttttttctTTCTCCACTCCAGCCTCTTCTGCAGCACCAACATCTGGGTTCAGCTTTGGTGCACAAGTAACATCTACTCCAGCACCTGCCTCAGGTGGTCTTACCTTTGG TGCAAACACGCCCAAACTGAATTTAGGATTAGGAAATCAGCCTGCTGCTGCCACCGCTCAAACATCCCAACCCTTGGGAGGTTTCTCATTTGGAAATGCACCAGTACAGACACAACCATCTACCACCAGTGTTGGGGGCTTCGCATTTGCTGGTGGAGTTGGTTCTACAGCTACAAATGCCTTTGCACAACCTGCAGCTCCCACGGGCATCACCTTTGCAGCAGCAGTTTCAACAGCTGCAGCACCAATAACCACATCTCAGCCTGCCAGTACCTTTAGCTTTGGAACCCAGCCACAAG CAGCCCCTGGTTTGAACTTTGGTTTATTGTCATCGACTCAGTCTGCTGTTCCTTCCACTGCTTCTACTCCAGCTGCCTCGCAGTCGGTAGCACCAACACCTGGGCTTAGCCTTACATCATTGGGCAAACCAGCAGACCCATCTGCAG CAATGGTATCCACAGGAACCGCCACAACAGCCACACCTTCCCTTTCTTCCCTTCTGGGGACATCTGGGCCCTCTCTCTTCTCTTCTTTGGCTACTTCAACTGCTGCAGCTGTTGTGACgacaacaacaacagcagcagcaagTGGACTGTCAT TGAGTTCGACTACAGCAGGCACGGGTTTTGGAATGAAGATTTTGCCAAGCAGTGCTGCACCAACAGGAACATTGCCTACCAGCA CAGCCTCTCTTGGTATGAGAACTCCACTTTCTGGAACCACAGTTCAGGCTAATGTTGTCAGTTCTGCTGCAGCTGCAGGAGTCGG TACTGCTGCAACAATGACTTATGCTCAGCTAGAAAATCTGATTAATAAGTGGAGTTTGGAATTGGAAGATCAAGAAAAACACTTTCTGCAACAAGCAACTCAGGTCAACGCATGGGACAGAACTCTTATGCAGAATGGAGAACGG ATCACCACTTTACACAGAGAAATGGAAAAAGTTAAACTGGACCAGAAAAG GTTGGATCAGGAACTGGACTTCATCTTGTCACAGCAAAAAGAACTGGAGGACCTTCTGACTCCTCTGGAGGAATCTGTGAAAGAGCAGAGCGGAACCATTTACCTCCAGCATGCAgatgaagagagagagaaaac GTACAAGCTGGCAGAAAACATTGATGCCCAGCTGAAGCGCATGGCCCAGGATCTAAAGGAGGTTATAGAGCATCTGAACACATCAGCTGGGCCAGGGGATGCTGGAAACCCG CTCCAGCAGATATGCAAGATTCTCAATGCCCACATGGACTCTTTACAGTGGATTGATCAGAACAGTG CTCTTCTTCAGAGGAAGGTTGAGCAGGTAACAAAAGAGTGTGAAAGCCGAAGGAAGGAACAGGAGCGTGGATTTTCCATAGCATTTGATTAA
- the pih1d3 gene encoding protein PIH1D3: MELSLGEFTSAGSLDALCSLLNPSVEEDEGDCRGPLAACVGPGDIGPARSHEPVSEMGRDRRNIWDESEVTEGAEFEDTLDLREQPEYEILFKQQVGTEDMFLGMSGKDTSTACCEQMVIRIQLPEIKASEVSLDVKKTFLNLRTPKHKLALHLPYPVDSDNGKAKFVSDTESLEVTLTMTRELDFINFR; the protein is encoded by the exons ATGGAACTCTCACTGGGTGAGTTTACATCTGCTGGGTCATTGGATGCCTTGTGTTCCCTGCTCAACCCTTCCGTAGAAGAGGATGAAGGTGACTGTAGG GGTCCATTAGCAGCATGTGTTGGGCCAGGAGATATTGGACCTGCAAGGAGCCATGAGCCAG TTTCAGAAATGGGCAGAGACAGGAGGAATATCTGGGATGAATCAGAAGTCACAGAGGGTGCAGAATTTGAAGACACACTGGATCTGAGAGAACAGCCAGA GTATGAAATATTATTTAAGCAGCAAGTTGGAACAGAGGATATGTTTTTGGGAATGTCGGGAAAGGATACATCAACAGCCTGTTGTGAGCAAATGGTG ATTCGAATCCAGCTGCCTGAAATAAAGGCTTCTGAGGTGTCGCTTGATGTTAAGAAAACATTTCTAAATCTGCGCACTCCCAAACA CAAACTTGCACTTCATCTTCCATATCCTGTCGATTCTGACAATGGAAAAGCCAAGTTTGTGTCAGATACAGAATCGCTGGAAGTGACTCTCACTATGACTCGAGAACTGGATTTCATCAACTTCCGTTAG